In a single window of the Arthrobacter sp. StoSoilA2 genome:
- a CDS encoding C-terminal binding protein, whose protein sequence is MTRDAQGTILVAPHHFPDLAREHALAEEFGYTLNPAADTDAFRAGLPEADIVMITPYAKLTAADFPLMGKCRAVIRYGIGYDNIDVAAATEAGIPVSIVPGTASEEVASHAFAMGLALARRLPAGNDAIDNLGWAGTIGYDTPVLSELEVGVLGMGRIGQHVARMYSAVGARVRAYDPFVTESFVEMTGLQDILENSDVVSLHLPLNDETANLISTDALAKMRKGTVIVNVSRGGLIDEAALASALTSGHIAGAGIDTFAQEPLGADHPLRTAPNAILTPHIAWRSNRSTGALQDGAVERVRLALTGQPLIDLVN, encoded by the coding sequence ATGACCCGCGATGCCCAGGGAACCATTCTTGTGGCCCCCCACCATTTCCCGGACCTGGCCCGTGAGCACGCGCTCGCGGAGGAGTTCGGTTACACACTCAACCCCGCGGCAGACACCGACGCCTTCCGTGCAGGGCTTCCCGAAGCCGACATTGTGATGATCACGCCCTACGCCAAGCTCACTGCCGCCGACTTCCCGCTGATGGGCAAGTGCCGGGCAGTGATCAGGTACGGAATCGGCTACGACAACATCGACGTCGCCGCGGCAACTGAAGCGGGCATCCCGGTCTCTATCGTTCCCGGCACCGCGTCGGAGGAAGTCGCCTCCCATGCCTTCGCGATGGGCCTGGCGCTGGCGCGCCGGCTGCCTGCCGGAAACGACGCCATTGACAACCTTGGCTGGGCCGGAACCATCGGCTACGACACCCCTGTCCTGTCCGAGCTTGAGGTCGGCGTCCTGGGCATGGGCCGCATCGGGCAGCATGTGGCCCGCATGTACTCGGCTGTAGGAGCCCGCGTCCGTGCCTATGACCCCTTTGTCACGGAGAGTTTCGTGGAGATGACCGGGCTGCAAGACATCCTGGAGAATTCCGATGTCGTTTCCCTCCATCTGCCGCTGAACGATGAAACGGCGAACCTCATCTCCACCGACGCGCTCGCGAAAATGCGCAAAGGCACAGTGATCGTCAACGTGTCCCGCGGCGGCCTCATCGATGAAGCCGCGCTCGCCTCGGCGCTGACCTCGGGTCACATTGCAGGCGCCGGAATCGACACCTTCGCCCAGGAGCCGCTCGGGGCTGATCACCCCCTGCGCACGGCACCCAACGCCATCCTCACGCCGCACATCGCATGGCGTTCCAACCGGTCAACGGGTGCGCTGCAGGACGGTGCCGTAGAGCGGGTACGCCTCGCGCTGACCGGCCAGCCGCTCATCGACCTCGTGAACTGA
- the iolD gene encoding 3D-(3,5/4)-trihydroxycyclohexane-1,2-dione acylhydrolase (decyclizing), whose product MTSTAAADLGTEVNIAADKKAVRRRTVAQAIVEYLQVQYSELDGEKRRLIAGMYGIFGHGNSVGLAQGIDEYGVDFPHYQGKNEQSMVHAAIGFAKASNRAATLACTASAGPGSTNMVSGAATATTNRLPVLLFPADIINNRFGDPVLQQIEHPVERDVSANDCFRPVSRYFDRITHPAQLLSTLPEAMRVLTDPVETGAVVVCLPQDIQGAEFDFPESFFTPRVWHIRRRPAVEDELRDAAEIIRNAKRPLLIAGGGVRYSKAQEELALFSAEFGIPVSETYAGKGSGPITDLNLGALGVTGTVGANEIADGADVVVTVGSRLQDFITASHSLFQNPDVKFVNLNVGSFDAHKMGSFPVIGDARLNLAALRERLAAVGYSTSDEFRSDVADARKATLEVRKHDLQDFAGELMSQAQVIDVLNRRTTNEDALILGSGGVVEGIHKAWDPSNGTEIHFEYANSCMGHEIPAGLGYRLARPDAPGEVYVLIGDGTYFMQPTELVTAVQERKKIITIVIDNRGHQCIWPLQVAKGGPGREFGTQYRERSKESGRLDGAILDFDIAANAASMGCAAWSTTTIEEFSAALTEAKEVEGPAVIVARVEPWRYLSGNGAFWDVGAPMTSERPDTLEGIAKHLKGRERQRFYAATTAPETR is encoded by the coding sequence ATGACTAGCACAGCCGCTGCTGATCTCGGCACCGAGGTCAATATCGCAGCCGATAAAAAGGCCGTCCGCCGCCGCACTGTCGCACAAGCGATCGTCGAGTATTTGCAGGTCCAGTACAGCGAACTGGACGGCGAGAAACGGCGCCTGATCGCCGGCATGTACGGCATCTTCGGCCATGGCAACTCCGTGGGCCTGGCCCAAGGCATCGATGAATACGGCGTGGACTTCCCGCACTACCAAGGCAAGAACGAGCAATCCATGGTCCACGCGGCCATCGGCTTTGCCAAGGCTTCCAACCGTGCGGCCACCCTGGCCTGCACCGCTTCAGCCGGTCCGGGATCCACCAACATGGTCTCCGGTGCCGCGACGGCCACCACCAACCGACTCCCTGTGCTGCTGTTCCCCGCGGACATCATCAACAACCGGTTCGGCGACCCCGTGCTGCAGCAGATCGAGCACCCCGTTGAGCGCGACGTGTCCGCCAACGACTGCTTCCGTCCCGTCAGCCGCTATTTTGACCGGATCACCCACCCGGCCCAGCTGCTGTCCACCCTCCCCGAGGCCATGCGCGTCCTCACCGATCCTGTGGAAACGGGCGCCGTGGTGGTTTGCCTGCCGCAGGACATCCAGGGCGCCGAATTCGACTTCCCGGAGTCCTTCTTCACCCCGCGCGTCTGGCACATCCGCCGGCGTCCCGCCGTCGAGGATGAGCTCCGCGACGCCGCAGAAATCATCCGCAACGCCAAGCGTCCGCTGCTGATCGCCGGTGGCGGCGTCCGCTACTCCAAGGCACAGGAAGAACTGGCACTCTTCAGCGCCGAGTTCGGCATCCCGGTGTCCGAGACCTACGCCGGCAAGGGCAGCGGACCCATCACCGACCTTAACCTCGGGGCATTGGGTGTGACCGGAACTGTGGGCGCCAACGAGATCGCCGACGGTGCGGATGTTGTGGTCACCGTGGGCTCCCGCCTGCAGGACTTCATCACGGCCTCGCACTCGCTGTTCCAGAACCCGGACGTGAAGTTCGTGAACCTCAACGTGGGTTCGTTCGACGCCCACAAGATGGGCTCGTTCCCCGTCATCGGTGACGCCAGGCTTAACCTGGCCGCCCTGCGCGAGCGGCTCGCCGCCGTCGGGTACTCGACGTCGGACGAGTTCCGCAGCGACGTGGCGGACGCACGCAAGGCCACGCTGGAAGTTCGCAAGCACGATCTCCAGGATTTCGCCGGTGAACTGATGAGCCAGGCACAGGTAATCGACGTGCTCAACAGGCGCACCACCAACGAGGACGCCCTGATTTTGGGCTCCGGCGGCGTGGTTGAAGGCATCCACAAGGCGTGGGACCCGTCCAACGGCACGGAAATCCACTTCGAGTACGCCAACTCCTGCATGGGCCATGAGATCCCGGCTGGCCTCGGCTACCGTTTGGCCCGTCCCGATGCGCCGGGCGAGGTATATGTCCTGATCGGTGACGGTACCTACTTCATGCAGCCAACCGAACTGGTCACGGCTGTCCAGGAACGCAAGAAGATCATCACCATCGTCATCGACAACCGCGGACACCAGTGCATCTGGCCCCTCCAGGTTGCCAAGGGCGGTCCGGGCCGCGAATTCGGCACCCAGTACCGGGAACGCAGCAAAGAGTCCGGCCGACTGGACGGGGCCATCCTCGATTTCGACATCGCGGCCAACGCGGCCAGCATGGGTTGTGCTGCCTGGTCCACGACGACGATCGAGGAGTTCTCGGCCGCCCTCACCGAGGCGAAGGAAGTCGAAGGTCCTGCTGTGATCGTGGCCCGCGTGGAGCCGTGGCGCTATCTTTCCGGCAACGGCGCCTTCTGGGACGTTGGAGCTCCGATGACCTCGGAGAGACCCGACACCCTGGAGGGTATCGCCAAGCACCTCAAGGGCCGTGAGCGTCAGCGCTTCTACGCTGCCACCACCGCACCTGAAACGCGCTAA
- a CDS encoding Gfo/Idh/MocA family oxidoreductase: MEPIRVGIIGVGNVLNQYLDKIGVHPDVQIVALADVNPEAVRKRAAEYDVPKALTPDELLADQDVELVLNLTPPKLHAPVTLQAIAAGKHVLSEKPFATSLEEAKQILDAAREAGVKVGSAPTTFLGSGMQTSRKLIDDGWIGEPVAAFASFACRGYEHWHPNVDPFYSPGAGPMLDIGPYLITNLVNFFGPVKRVSATTPRSSETRPRPGKEGEVIQIQTPTHVTGTLDFESGAAATVIVSWDIWNHNLPHLEIYGTGGSLAAPNPDHFSGAPVLRRGEPGDLALDMTPPGGGDWRETPITHRDDAYRGIGLAEFGYAIRNGVEPRTGGDFAYHVLEVLLAFEASSEQGKHIEIESTCERPRPLPSVGPQEPYRFD, from the coding sequence ATGGAACCCATTCGAGTCGGCATCATCGGCGTCGGAAACGTCCTCAACCAATACCTGGACAAGATCGGCGTCCACCCCGACGTCCAGATCGTGGCGCTCGCGGACGTGAACCCCGAGGCAGTCAGGAAGCGCGCTGCCGAGTACGACGTTCCCAAGGCTCTCACCCCCGACGAGCTACTGGCAGATCAGGACGTAGAGTTGGTCCTCAACCTCACTCCGCCCAAGCTCCATGCACCGGTCACGCTACAGGCGATCGCTGCCGGCAAGCACGTCCTTTCCGAAAAACCCTTCGCAACCTCCCTTGAAGAAGCGAAGCAGATTCTGGACGCAGCACGGGAAGCCGGCGTCAAGGTAGGTTCCGCGCCCACCACGTTCCTGGGTTCCGGCATGCAGACCAGCCGCAAGCTCATTGACGACGGCTGGATTGGCGAGCCGGTAGCAGCCTTCGCCTCCTTCGCCTGCCGCGGCTATGAGCACTGGCACCCGAACGTGGACCCTTTCTACAGCCCCGGCGCAGGCCCCATGCTGGACATCGGACCGTACCTGATCACCAACCTTGTGAACTTCTTCGGCCCGGTGAAGCGGGTTTCCGCGACCACGCCCCGTTCGTCCGAAACTCGTCCCCGCCCGGGCAAAGAGGGTGAAGTCATCCAGATCCAGACCCCCACGCACGTCACGGGCACCCTCGACTTCGAGTCCGGCGCTGCTGCCACCGTGATCGTCAGCTGGGACATCTGGAACCACAACCTGCCGCACCTGGAGATCTACGGCACCGGCGGCTCCCTGGCCGCGCCGAACCCGGACCACTTCTCCGGCGCTCCAGTGCTGCGCCGCGGCGAGCCGGGCGACCTCGCGCTGGACATGACCCCGCCCGGCGGTGGCGACTGGCGCGAAACGCCCATCACCCACCGTGACGACGCCTACCGCGGCATCGGCCTGGCCGAATTCGGCTACGCCATCCGCAACGGCGTGGAGCCCCGGACGGGCGGCGACTTCGCCTACCACGTGCTGGAGGTCCTCCTCGCCTTCGAGGCATCCTCGGAGCAGGGCAAGCACATCGAAATCGAAAGCACCTGCGAGCGTCCCCGGCCGCTGCCCTCCGTGGGTCCACAGGAGCCTTACCGCTTCGACTAA
- a CDS encoding hydantoinase/oxoprolinase family protein — protein sequence MSEVQTQPGEARYRIAVDTGGTFTDVVVGSNSGDMAVGKALTTYDRVFTGFEASVRRAAESVGWSGDDVLRNADVIVYGTTHATNAVLTGKVAKTALLTTDGFADTLLLREGGRRDAFDSKAAYPPPYIPRHLTFQITERISSEGDILVELDEKQVRQILGSFKEQGIEAVAVSFLWSIINDAHEKRVAELIQEILPGVPYTLSNAANPTIREYRRSSAASIDASLKPLMADHLGKLRSDLQKYGFAGDLLVVTSEGAVLDVADVLDRPVLLLNSGPSMAPLVGAAAAPDHDTVVVCDMGGTTFDVSLVENGVVRHTREAWLGEPFVGHLTGLSSVAVSSIGAGGGSIAWIDGGGLLRVGPQSARSTPGPAAYGRGGEEPTVTDACVALGYLDTEGFEGGFTLNREAAIKAIDTRIAGPLKMDTLQAAQAILDVSANHMATAIRQSALEQGVDPRGALIVAGGGAGAMVAAIIGRLLEADTVLIPATAGVLAAYGAHRAPIATEFLSPLHNDTRSFDAGSASRAVEDLTAKAEVFVKRFDGVGEAPKVTYFVDARYPGQAWDLRVYLDAAPDTSGDAAGIIERAFHEEHDRRNGTHDPDSRVEIITWGVRVEIPRSEHAKSESELSRTAEIHRTDSIVFGGKPFSTQRYRGVTLAPRDKIVGPAVIDQPTTTIVVPPEWDATLDERSNIYLTRKEA from the coding sequence ATGAGTGAAGTACAGACACAACCAGGTGAGGCCCGGTACCGCATTGCCGTCGACACCGGCGGTACCTTTACCGACGTCGTGGTCGGTTCCAACAGCGGCGACATGGCGGTCGGCAAGGCGCTGACCACCTACGACCGCGTGTTCACCGGCTTCGAAGCGTCGGTCCGCCGCGCTGCCGAGTCCGTTGGCTGGAGCGGTGACGACGTGCTGCGCAACGCAGACGTTATTGTCTACGGCACAACCCACGCCACCAACGCAGTCCTGACAGGCAAAGTTGCCAAGACGGCGTTGCTGACCACGGACGGCTTTGCCGATACGCTTCTGCTCCGCGAAGGTGGACGTCGTGATGCCTTCGACTCGAAAGCTGCGTACCCGCCGCCCTACATTCCCCGCCACCTGACCTTCCAGATCACTGAACGCATCTCCTCCGAGGGCGACATCCTGGTGGAGCTGGATGAAAAGCAGGTCCGGCAAATCCTCGGCTCCTTCAAGGAACAGGGCATTGAAGCTGTGGCCGTTTCTTTCCTCTGGTCGATCATCAACGATGCCCACGAGAAGCGGGTTGCCGAGCTGATCCAGGAGATCCTGCCCGGCGTTCCGTACACGCTCTCCAACGCGGCAAACCCCACCATCCGTGAATACCGCCGCTCCTCGGCAGCCTCGATCGATGCTTCCCTGAAGCCATTGATGGCCGACCACCTGGGCAAGCTCCGCTCCGACCTCCAGAAGTACGGCTTCGCCGGCGACCTGCTGGTGGTTACCTCCGAGGGTGCCGTCCTCGACGTCGCCGATGTACTGGACCGCCCGGTACTGCTGCTGAACTCCGGCCCGTCCATGGCTCCACTGGTTGGCGCGGCGGCGGCTCCGGACCACGACACAGTGGTTGTCTGCGACATGGGCGGCACCACCTTCGATGTGTCCCTGGTCGAGAATGGCGTAGTCCGCCACACCCGTGAGGCCTGGCTGGGTGAGCCGTTCGTTGGGCACCTCACCGGCCTGTCCTCCGTGGCGGTGTCCAGCATCGGCGCGGGCGGCGGCAGCATCGCCTGGATCGACGGCGGTGGCCTCCTTCGCGTAGGCCCACAGAGTGCGCGCAGCACCCCCGGCCCGGCAGCCTACGGCCGCGGCGGCGAAGAGCCCACTGTCACCGACGCCTGTGTGGCCCTTGGCTATCTCGACACAGAAGGCTTTGAAGGTGGGTTCACCTTGAACCGCGAGGCCGCCATTAAGGCCATCGATACCCGCATTGCCGGTCCCTTGAAGATGGACACCCTTCAGGCCGCCCAAGCCATCCTTGATGTCTCCGCCAACCACATGGCTACCGCCATCCGCCAGTCTGCTCTCGAACAGGGCGTTGACCCCCGGGGTGCGCTCATTGTTGCTGGAGGTGGCGCAGGCGCCATGGTCGCAGCGATCATCGGCAGGCTCCTGGAAGCCGACACCGTCCTGATCCCGGCTACCGCCGGCGTCCTGGCCGCCTACGGCGCCCACCGCGCACCGATCGCTACCGAGTTCCTCTCGCCGCTGCACAACGACACCCGCAGTTTCGACGCCGGTTCGGCCTCCCGGGCAGTGGAGGACCTGACGGCCAAGGCTGAAGTCTTCGTGAAGCGGTTCGACGGCGTGGGCGAAGCACCCAAGGTCACCTACTTCGTGGACGCCCGTTACCCCGGGCAGGCCTGGGACCTCCGCGTCTACCTCGACGCCGCCCCGGACACCTCCGGCGATGCGGCAGGCATCATCGAGCGCGCCTTCCACGAGGAGCACGACCGCCGCAACGGCACCCACGATCCGGACAGCCGCGTGGAGATCATCACCTGGGGTGTCCGCGTGGAAATCCCCCGGTCGGAGCACGCCAAGTCCGAAAGCGAACTCAGCCGCACCGCGGAAATCCACCGCACGGACAGCATTGTTTTTGGCGGCAAACCCTTCAGCACCCAGCGCTACCGCGGCGTGACGCTCGCCCCACGCGACAAGATCGTAGGACCGGCCGTCATCGATCAGCCCACCACCACCATCGTCGTGCCGCCGGAGTGGGACGCCACGCTCGATGAACGATCCAACATCTACCTCACCCGTAAGGAGGCGTAA
- a CDS encoding aminotransferase class III-fold pyridoxal phosphate-dependent enzyme, which yields MATTNHLEDLAALQNPAEDPHLRRGPRGFPLLPGGYGRSTYYTGAPSPYAIKGEGYRVWDDRGRELIDANNNFTSLIHGNAHPEITEAATKALTTGASWGIPNLYEWELAELLLGRLPELDQVRFANSGTEAVMSAIRIARASTGRERVIVTKGGYHGTSEVALVPGGPSYQRGVTRGVIDDVTAVPLNDVEFLRQAVESAPDAYAAIILDLLPNRAGLLTINEEFVRTARELATRYGIVLIIDEVISLRLGYNGFSGEYGVSPDLLTTGKLIGGGFPVGAVCGKAELMAEVDPTRPGSLPHGGTFSGNPVSMAAGSVALRLYTEDEVKRLNQLGDTARETVNARIADAGWEIRGSGSLLRAIPAGLEKVDEHTQHKLWWASYERGLLGSPANLLSLSTPMDEKVVDDIADRLADAVLAVALDAPITEGAN from the coding sequence TTGGCTACCACCAACCATTTGGAAGACCTCGCTGCATTGCAGAACCCCGCAGAGGATCCGCACCTGCGCCGTGGGCCGCGCGGCTTCCCGCTGCTGCCGGGCGGCTATGGCCGGTCAACCTATTACACCGGCGCACCGAGCCCCTACGCCATCAAGGGCGAGGGCTACCGGGTGTGGGACGACCGCGGCCGTGAACTGATCGACGCGAACAACAACTTCACCTCCTTGATCCACGGCAACGCCCACCCGGAAATCACCGAAGCCGCCACCAAGGCCCTCACCACCGGTGCCAGCTGGGGCATCCCAAACCTCTACGAATGGGAACTCGCCGAACTCCTGCTCGGCCGCCTTCCCGAGCTGGACCAGGTCCGTTTCGCGAACTCGGGCACCGAAGCCGTCATGTCCGCGATCCGCATCGCCCGCGCCAGCACCGGCCGTGAGCGCGTCATCGTCACCAAGGGCGGTTACCACGGAACGTCAGAGGTAGCCCTGGTTCCGGGCGGACCCTCCTACCAGCGCGGCGTGACCCGCGGCGTGATCGACGACGTCACAGCGGTGCCGCTGAACGACGTCGAATTCCTGCGCCAAGCGGTTGAATCCGCTCCGGACGCCTACGCCGCCATCATCCTGGACCTGCTGCCCAACCGCGCCGGCCTCCTCACGATCAACGAGGAATTCGTCCGGACCGCCAGGGAACTCGCCACCCGCTACGGCATTGTGCTGATCATCGACGAGGTCATCAGCCTCCGCCTCGGCTACAACGGCTTCAGCGGTGAATACGGTGTTTCCCCGGACCTGCTGACCACGGGCAAGCTCATCGGCGGCGGATTCCCCGTCGGAGCGGTCTGCGGAAAGGCCGAGCTCATGGCCGAAGTGGACCCCACCCGCCCGGGCAGCCTGCCCCACGGCGGCACGTTCTCCGGCAACCCGGTCAGCATGGCCGCCGGATCCGTGGCCCTTCGCCTCTACACCGAAGATGAGGTCAAGCGCCTGAACCAGTTGGGCGACACCGCCCGCGAAACGGTCAACGCCAGGATCGCCGACGCCGGCTGGGAGATCCGTGGCAGCGGCTCGCTCCTCCGCGCGATTCCGGCCGGACTGGAGAAGGTGGACGAGCACACCCAGCACAAGCTGTGGTGGGCCTCCTACGAGCGCGGACTGCTGGGTTCTCCGGCCAACCTGCTGTCCCTGTCCACGCCTATGGACGAAAAGGTGGTCGACGACATCGCTGATCGCCTGGCCGACGCCGTACTGGCGGTCGCCTTGGACGCTCCCATCACGGAAGGCGCAAACTAA
- a CDS encoding hydantoinase B/oxoprolinase family protein — translation MTREFDPVKLSVLANAFDGIVREMTSGLLRSARSSVINTARDFSCAVLTADNQLLAAAEGVPVHVFGAGPLGEDMVELHKDIKEGDAFLHNDPYMGNSHAADHVILVPIFIQGRHLFTAVTKAHQADCGNSLPTTFFATARDVYEEGALIFPCVRIQRDYTDIDDIIRMCRSRIRVPDQWYGDYLASVGASRIAERRIHELAAKFGVDDLVDFVDAWFDYSERLTAGAIEKLPEYVLHGTSTHDPFPGTGPDGVHLQATLEVKPKQGKVVIDLRDNPDNLPNGLNLTKATATGAALAGILSGIPENLPSNAGTFRRVEVLLRDGCAVGVPKHPYSCSSGTTNLADRVVNIVQAAFSQIDDGYGTAEGAAGQAPAKSVISGTDERNGNPYVNQILVGGVGGPATPYVDGWPTYQRPVCGALLYHDSVEVDEQRYPILVHERTLVADSGGAGRQRGGLATRVTMEPRGESVTLTYGIEGKINPPKGVRGGHDGAEPSTWVEDLKTGERREIPVVGRYDLQSGEKVVSITPGGGGYGDPLERDVLAVLDDYRESRVTLEAAAAHYGVVITDGAVDEAATAQTRQERLAG, via the coding sequence GTGACCCGCGAATTCGATCCCGTAAAGCTCTCGGTCCTTGCCAACGCATTCGACGGCATTGTCCGCGAGATGACCAGCGGCCTGCTCCGCTCCGCCCGCTCATCCGTCATCAACACGGCCCGCGACTTCTCCTGTGCTGTGCTGACCGCGGACAACCAGTTGCTCGCTGCCGCCGAAGGTGTGCCCGTGCACGTCTTCGGTGCCGGCCCGCTGGGCGAGGACATGGTTGAGCTGCACAAAGACATCAAGGAAGGCGATGCGTTCCTGCACAACGACCCCTACATGGGTAATTCGCACGCTGCAGACCACGTGATCCTGGTACCCATCTTCATCCAGGGCCGCCACCTCTTCACCGCCGTGACCAAGGCCCACCAGGCCGACTGCGGCAACTCGCTTCCCACCACGTTCTTCGCCACCGCGCGGGACGTCTACGAGGAAGGCGCACTGATCTTCCCTTGCGTGCGGATCCAGCGCGACTACACGGACATCGACGACATCATCCGCATGTGCCGGTCCCGCATCCGTGTTCCCGACCAGTGGTACGGCGACTACCTGGCATCCGTTGGAGCCTCGCGCATCGCCGAGCGCCGCATCCACGAACTCGCTGCAAAGTTCGGCGTGGATGACCTGGTGGACTTCGTGGACGCCTGGTTCGACTACTCCGAGCGCCTGACGGCCGGCGCGATCGAGAAGCTGCCCGAATACGTCCTCCACGGCACCTCCACCCACGATCCCTTCCCCGGCACAGGCCCGGACGGCGTGCATTTGCAGGCAACCCTCGAGGTGAAGCCAAAGCAGGGCAAGGTTGTGATCGACCTCCGCGACAACCCGGACAACCTGCCTAACGGACTGAACCTCACCAAGGCAACGGCCACCGGCGCCGCGCTGGCCGGGATCCTTTCCGGCATCCCGGAGAACCTGCCGAGCAACGCCGGAACCTTCCGCCGCGTGGAGGTGCTGCTGCGTGACGGCTGCGCCGTGGGTGTTCCCAAGCACCCCTACTCCTGCTCGTCGGGCACCACCAACCTCGCGGACCGAGTGGTCAACATCGTCCAGGCCGCTTTCTCCCAGATCGACGACGGTTACGGCACCGCCGAGGGCGCAGCCGGCCAGGCGCCTGCCAAGTCGGTCATCTCCGGGACGGACGAACGCAACGGCAACCCCTACGTCAACCAGATCCTGGTAGGCGGCGTCGGTGGTCCGGCCACCCCGTACGTTGATGGTTGGCCCACCTACCAGCGACCCGTGTGCGGGGCCCTCCTGTACCACGACAGCGTGGAAGTGGACGAGCAGCGGTACCCGATCCTGGTCCACGAACGCACCCTCGTTGCCGACTCCGGCGGAGCCGGCCGCCAACGCGGTGGGCTCGCCACGCGCGTCACCATGGAACCCCGTGGCGAGAGCGTCACCCTCACCTACGGCATCGAAGGCAAAATCAACCCGCCCAAGGGTGTCCGTGGCGGTCACGACGGCGCCGAGCCGTCCACATGGGTGGAAGACCTCAAGACCGGCGAACGCCGCGAGATCCCGGTGGTCGGCCGCTACGACCTGCAGTCGGGAGAGAAGGTCGTCTCCATCACCCCCGGCGGTGGTGGCTACGGAGACCCGCTGGAACGCGATGTCCTGGCAGTGCTCGACGACTATCGCGAGTCACGCGTGACCCTCGAAGCCGCGGCCGCACACTACGGCGTGGTCATCACAGACGGCGCCGTCGACGAAGCAGCAACGGCCCAGACCCGCCAGGAACGCCTGGCCGGCTAG
- a CDS encoding fumarylacetoacetate hydrolase family protein has translation MKIVSYEHESGIRGGVLIDDTVYDLELLLQGSSQAVHGATTTVREFLELYGDRLQAVSAEVSALAGQDPEAHVGARADIRLTTPVPNPSKVLCIGLNYKDHVAETGRAFPEYPDVFAKFASTMVGPEDEIGGAKVSENLDFEGELAVVIGRKASEVPEEEALNYVAGLAPLNDVTARDLQYRGTQWLAGKAVDGSTPWGPALVTLDEVGDPQNLDLATRVNGIEVQRSNTSYQIFPIARIVSYLSSFLTLEPGDVIATGTPQGIGAKRNPPVWLEPGDTVEIEIDKVGLLRNTVGKPQL, from the coding sequence ATGAAGATCGTTTCCTACGAACATGAATCGGGTATCCGCGGCGGCGTCCTGATCGATGACACAGTCTATGACCTGGAACTGCTGCTGCAGGGTTCCAGCCAGGCAGTGCACGGAGCCACCACCACGGTCCGGGAATTCCTGGAACTCTACGGCGACCGGCTTCAGGCCGTCTCGGCCGAGGTCAGCGCATTGGCCGGCCAGGACCCGGAAGCCCACGTGGGTGCCCGGGCCGATATCCGGCTGACAACACCTGTGCCCAATCCCTCCAAGGTGCTCTGCATCGGCCTGAACTACAAAGACCACGTTGCCGAGACCGGCCGCGCGTTCCCGGAGTACCCGGACGTCTTCGCCAAGTTCGCCTCCACCATGGTTGGGCCCGAGGACGAGATCGGCGGTGCGAAGGTCAGCGAGAACCTCGACTTTGAAGGTGAACTCGCTGTGGTGATCGGGCGCAAGGCCAGCGAAGTCCCCGAAGAAGAAGCATTGAACTACGTTGCCGGGCTTGCACCGCTGAACGATGTCACCGCCCGGGACCTGCAGTACCGCGGCACCCAGTGGCTGGCAGGCAAGGCCGTTGACGGGTCAACCCCGTGGGGCCCTGCACTGGTCACCTTGGACGAAGTGGGCGATCCCCAGAACCTGGACCTCGCCACCCGCGTGAACGGCATCGAAGTGCAGCGCTCCAACACGAGTTACCAGATCTTCCCGATCGCCCGCATCGTCTCCTATCTTTCAAGTTTCCTCACCCTGGAACCAGGCGACGTCATTGCCACGGGAACCCCGCAGGGCATCGGTGCCAAGCGGAACCCGCCTGTCTGGCTGGAACCGGGAGACACGGTGGAAATCGAGATCGACAAGGTTGGACTCCTCCGCAACACCGTTGGCAAACCCCAGCTCTAA